The DNA segment TTACGATTTACTCGTACTAGTAGGAAATGACGCTAGTGAATACAGTTATAAGAGCTATCTCGTTGGAGGTGGTGTACGTGATGTGCTACTGGGCCGCTCAAATGAGGATGTGGACATCGTCATCGAAGGAAATGCAATTGAATTTGGAGAGCATCTAGCCGCTACTCACGGAGGAAGTACAAAGGCACATCAAAGCTTTGGAACAACCACATGGACCACGCCATCCGGGATAAAAGTCGACCTTGCTACGGCACGATCTGAACACTACGAGCAGCCTGCTTTATTACCTGAAGTAGCCCCATCACGTATAAGAGAGGATTTATCGAGGCGAGACTTCACAATAAATGCCATGGCCATTAGTCTCCATCCTGATACGTTTGGAGAGCTTCTAGATCATTTTCAGGGTCAACGTGATTTAAAAAATGGTCACATTCGTATTCTTCATTCACTTAGCTTCATTGAAGACCCTACAAGAATCTTCCGAGCGGTGCGATTTGCCAATCGGTTTGACTATCATCTTCACCCTGAAACCGAAGCACTCGCAAAAGGAGCAAAAGCCTCACTATTGGGATTATCTGCAAGCCGAGTGATGCATGAACTTGATCTAATGCAACAAGAAAATCAATTGCTATCTTCTTTTCATACGTTAGATCATCTTGGTGTTTGGCACACTCTTCTTAAGACTGAACCGAGTGAAAACAAGTGGACACATATGAATCAATTAATGACACACGGGTTTGTTGAGCCATTTCTATTTATGGCTGCGTTATGCTATGAGGGGAACGGTCGTTTTGGGGAATCTATTGATTTCTATGCGTTATCGAGTAAAGACCAACGTCTGCTACGGACGGTCAGAGAAGCCGACATTTATGAAGTCACGGACAACGAGACGTTGGGAGAGTGGCATAAGCAGATCCACACCCTATCAGCTAGAGTACTACTATTTATTGCAACAAAACCTGACTTTGAGCATGGTGAAACACTCATTGCTTATATCCAAAAGCGTAACCACTTAGCTCCACTTCTTGCAGGAAAAGATCTTGTAACCGAGTTAGGCCTTGAGCCTGGCCCTATCTTCTCTTCTATCCTCACTGGAGCATACAGTCTTCAATTGGATGATGTACTGTCGACCAAGCAAGAAGCACTTGATTGGGCAAAAGAATATTATAAAAAAGAGATGAGACATAACTAAAAATCAATTTGAAAAGGCGAATGATTCTACAATCGAATCATTCGCCTTTCGTGATTTATTTGAACAAGCGGAGGGAGAACCCGAGACTCCTACGGAACAGAACGCGGTGAAGACACTGTAGCGGCTCCCTTTCCGCGGAAGGGGCTGAGGCCGTTCTTGTGGGTGCGAGGGATTCTCCTGTAGCGGATTATTTGCTATATTCGTGTTTTACCCGCTACATTCAAGTTATGTCACGCCGTCTTTTTTATCATTAATGAACCAGACCATCCAGTAGGTGGGCGATATATACTTCGATACTTGTCATCACAAAAAAGAATGAAAAGACTGAATAAAGTAAGAGGAGTACGGCCAAGCACAGCGCAATTAATACTGGTTTTGTACGATCACTCTTTAAGTAATAAATCTGTACAATATATAAAAGAATTAACACATAAACAGGAGTTGCCATACCAATGAAGTATAAAAAGCTCGCTCCAAATGCCATGCCGCGAAATCCTAAGACAACTGCTTTCGTTAATAGGGCTAACCCTATTAATACATTAATGATATGAATAAAAAATGCTTTACCTTTTTCTGTCCCTCTAAAAAGTAAAACAGCTAGAATAGTGATGTTTAAGCAAAGAGCAATTATTAAAAGTAAAAGAAAGAAAATCTTTTCATTATAAACGAAATATAAAGCACTGTACGAAGAATAGAATAAGATTAAAAGCTGAATGTACAACACAGTATAAAGCCAGCTCATCTTGAAAACACGTTTCATTGAAATGAAAAGTAGAAAAATATGTAGAGCAACAATTAGAATTAATTCAAATGAAGCCGTAACAGAGTTAAAGAATCCATCAAAGGAAGAAATGCCCACTGTACTACTTAATCCAATGATGAATAACACGACCAATAAGATTCGCTCAAATAGAAAAAGGGTACTCTTTTCATTTTCCTTATCCATGTAATAATTCCTTTCATTGGATGATATGTTTGTTCTTATTTTATGTCTAACCCTCTTTCATTACAACAACAAATTAGAAATTGACGCTCCCTCTTGCTTCTCCTATACTAGTACCATTGCCTAACTTTCTTTAGAGGAGTTCGTCCACATGGATTTTGAAATACAGTTTTTATCCTTTTATTTAATTACAGTAGATGGTCGTGATGAGCAAGCAGATAAACGGTTTAAGCACTTTAAAACACTCGACAAACACGAATTTGAGCATAGTGAGATGAAGGATTTTTTAGATGGAGAGCTGAAGAAGATCGTAAAGAGAAAGGCGGAGCATCATCCTAAGTCGGATCAGGTCCCGACTAAGATTGGTCACTTTGTCACTGAGCCTGGTCACCCACTTGAATCAAATCCAAATTATGCGTTGCTTCATAAAACACGCTTTGCTGAGACAAAAGAAGACTTTAAGAATGTGAGTGAACAGCTTGTTCGTATTTATTTAAATACAAGCGCTGTACGTGGTGGTGTCTTTCTTGTGGCGACAGCCGTTCCGCGAAAATTCTTTGATGATTCCTTTGTCTTTATCATGAAATGTGACTTTGAACCGAAAGTAGCTTCGATTGCCGATGAAGCATCACTTATTCAAAAAGTGGAGTATGCGATTACGACCAAAAACATGAAGTCCATTCAGTATCCCTATATGCCTGAAGAAGGCATGCTTGAACATACGGAGGTTAAGATTCACCAAGCCTCCCATGCCAGGTATTTTGAAGACTTCTTAAAGTATGTAGAATACGGAGAATCCTTACCTGTTATTATGAAAACTCAGGTCATGAATATGGTACAGGAGCATGTGTACGAAACATATGAGGAACAGAGTGAAGAAAGACAAAAGTTTGAGCACGACCTTGAGATCTGGGAAGGTAGTGAAACTCGAGAGCTTCAAGAGCGCTTAGATACACATCAAGTGATGGAAGCCGCCGCTCAAATTGTGGATCATACACCAGAAGCAGAGATAAAGATGAAGGTTGGAGAAACATCCATTAAAGGCTTACTTGCAGACTTCGGAGAATCCATTCATCTTGGAAAAATAAATGGGCGATATGTATTGCTTCTAGATGCGGAAACCATCCAATTTGAAAAAGGTGTGTCCCCTATCGAATTCCATAAACCTGATGACTTACATCACATTATTGAAAAGCTCGCTCAAAAACCTTCTAATTAATAAAGACAAAAGACTTCTTTCCTCGTGTTGGAAAGAAGTCTTTTTTATGGTTAGCTTGTTTTTAATTGTAACTGGGACATTTCATCGACAGCCTGCTTAATGCTACCGCTGTTTTGAATGTAAAGTGAATGCCAGATTAAGAAACAAAGAATCGTCCATAGCTTACGACTATTATCTCTTTTTCCTGCTGCATGCTCCTCAAGTAAAGCGAGGGCTTCTTTTTGATTAAAGATCGTCCCTGCTGCTTGATTGATTGTTAAGATATCCTTCGCCCAATCATATAGCTCATTTTTCAGCCAATGACGAATTGGAACCGGGAACCCTAGTTTTTTGCGATTCAAGATGGAATCTGGAACCACACCTTTAATGGCTTCACGCAGCACATACTTTGTTGTTCCATTTGCGATTTTTGCGGATTCCGGGATGCGACTCGCAACTTCAAAAACTTCTTTATCTAAAAATGGTACACGTAACTCAAGTGAATGCGCCATCGTCATTCGGTCAGCCTTTACTAAGATATCTCCCGGTAACCACGTATGAAGATCAATGTATTGCATCTTCGTTGAATCCGTGTAGGAGACAGCTTTTTGATAAAGCCCTTTCGTTAACTCGGTAAAGGAGTAATCATTGTGATAGGTTCTTAGAATTTGTTCCTTTTCAAGCTCTGTAAAGATTTTCGCATTACCGATATACCGTTCCTCAATCGGCGTTGTTCCTCGAAGTAGGTAGCTACGCCCACGCATTCCCTCAGGTAGTCCTAGCGCCATTTTATTAATCGTACGTTTCATTTGACTTGGCCAACGATTAAAGTAACGAAGCGCTTGTGGCTCACGATAAATGTTATATCCACCAAACAGCTCGTCCGCTCCTTCACCAGACAGAACAACCTTTACATGTTTGCTGGCCTCTTTTGCAACAAAATAAAGAGGTACTGCTGCTGGGTCGGCAACTGGATCGTCCATATGCCAGATGATTTTAGGTAATTCACGAATGAATTCCTCAGGTGTAATATGCTTATGAATATTCTCGACGCCTAACTTCTCGGCCGAATCTTTTGCAATGTTCACTTCACTAAAGCCTTCGTGGTCAAAACCTACTGTAAAGGTTTTAAGATTAGGATTGTGTTCTTTAGCAAGTGCTACAATCGTTGTTGAATCAATTCCACTTGAAAGGAATGCTCCGACAGGCACATCACTTCGCATATGCTTCGCAACGGAGTCCTTTAATACATCAATGGTTTGCTTAGCATAGCTTGAAAGTGATTCGTTTCCTTGATGGAAGCTTTTTGTGTAATAAGCTTTAATCTTTGCAGGCTGATCCTTTTTCTTTGTCAGCATATGACCCGGCTCAAGCTTTTGCACAGATGGCGCTAAGCTCATTGGCTCAGGAACGTATTGATAGGTTAAATAATGCTGGATACCTTCAGTCGAGATCTCAAGTTGCGGATCAATCATACGAATGCTTTTTAATTCAGAGGCAGCAATTAACCTTTCACTTGTCTCTATGTAGTAAAAAGGTTTAATTCCAAATGCATCACGTGCACAGAACAACTCTTCACGCTCATCATCCCAAATCATAAACCCGAACATGCCTCTAAGTTCCTTGACGCAGTCTTGTCCTTTTTGAGCGTATAATGCAACGATGACTTCTGTATCTGTATGCGTTTGAAACTCATACCCTGCTTCTATAAGATCCGCACGAAGCTCCTTGTAATTATAAATCTCACCGTTAAAAATAATGTGATATTTATTTTGATAAGACAGTGGCTGCGTCCCGTGCTCTAAATCAATGATACTTAATCGTTTAAATCCAAAAGATATATCGTTATTTTTGTATGTCCCAGTTGAATCTGGTCCTCTATGATGAATCGCTTCAAGTGCTTCTAACCATTTATCTTCATGGATAAATGAAGCACCTCCTGTAATCATTTCACCAATAAATCCGCACATATCTGTTCCTCCAACTGTTTGAATTCCAGAGTATCGCTAGTCGGTTAGAAAAAAGTAATTACACTCTTCTTGCCCCTTTTCATCTTGCTTTATTCCAGAATTCAATTACCTGTATTTACCTCAAATATTTCATTTACGTTACAAACTATAATAATTTGTACACCTCATCTTACTCGATATGTTCTCTAAAGAAAACCCATTTTTCGATATTTTATATATTTTTTACAACAGAACAAGAGTTCGTGAATAAACCTAAAAAAGAGTGCCCTCTTAGGACACCCTTTCCTTACTGCTTGTTCACTTAAACATACTTTTTGAAGATTAATGTCGCATTATGTCCACCAAAACCAAGTGAATTACTTAACACTGCATTGACCTCTGCATTTCGTGCTTTATTCGGAACATAGTCCAAGTCACAATCTGGATCTGGCGTCTCATAATTGATGGTTGGCGGTAATACCTGTTCCATTATCGCTTTAATAGAGAAGATCGCTTCTACAGCACCAGCTGCTCCAAGTAAGTGACCAGTCATTGATTTAGTAGAGCTCACTGCCATATTGTAAGCATGCTCTTTAAAGACCGACTTAATGGCCATTGTTTCAAATTTTTCGTTCATTGGTGTACTTGTTCCGTGTGCATTCACATATTGGATTTCTTCTGGCTTAAGACCTGCATCATCCAATGCCATTTGAATGGCACGTGCTCCACCTTCTCCACCTGGAGCAGGAGCCGTAATATGATGGGCATCTCCTGAAGCACCGTACCCAACAATTTCAGCGTAAATGTGAGCACCACGTGCTTGTGCAGATTCTAAGCTTTCAAGCACAAGAATACCTGACCCTTCTCCCATAACAAATCCATCGCGGTTTGCATCAAACGGTCTAGAAGCTGTAGCAGGATCCTCATTATGCGTTACAGCTTTTGCTGAACAGAATCCGGCAATCGACATGTTTGTAATTGGCGCCTCTGCCCCACCTGTAATCATTGCATCCGCGTCTCCACGCTGGATCACCTTAAACGCATCTCCGATAGAGTTTGTTCCACTCGCACAGGCTGTAACCGAGCAAGAGTTTACTCCCTTTGCCCCAGTAATAATGGAAACCTGTCCAGATGCCATATCAGGTATTAACATTGGAACAAAGAACGGACTAACACGGCGTTGTCCTTTTTCGATAAAGTTATGGAATTGCTGCTCGTATGTTTCCATTCCACCGATACCAGAACCAATCCAAACGCCAATACGAGGTGCATTCGTTTCATTAATCTCAAGATCTGCGTCTTTAAGCGCCATTAATGAAGCAGCTACCGCATATTGAGTAAAACGATCCATCTTTCTTGCTTCTTTCTTGTCCATAAACGAAGCTGGATCAAAGTCTGTAATCTCAGCAGCTACTTTCATTGGAAATGCATCTGCATCCACGCGCGTCAGGGGACCTACTCCTGAAACACCTTCTTTAATCCCATTCCATGTTGACTCTACATCAAGTCCAAGCGGGGTGACAGCTCCCATTCCTGTTACTACTACTCGTTTATTTTCCATACCTATCTACTCCTTTACGTAAGCTCTTATCTACCCCAACGAAGCGCCACCGCGCCCCATACCAATCCTGCACCAAAACCAACCAGGACAACAACATCTCCGTCCTTGATCTTGCCTGCTCCTAATTCATCCACTAACGCCATCGGAATTGAAGCTGAAGATGTGTTTCCATATTTTTTAACAGTGACAGACATTTTATCAACTGGTAAATCTAATTTTTCACGTGCTGATTCCATAATTCGAATATTTGCTTGGTGTGGAATTAAATAATCCACATCTTCCTTTGTTAAACCAGCTTTATCAATCACCTTTAACGAAGACTCACCCATTTGACGAACAGCAAACTTAAAGACTTCACGGCCATTCATCTCCATGAATTCGCCTTGCTTGTTAATGTGCATTGCGCCACCGCCATCAGAGCCCAAATCATAAGAAAGAATTCCTTTTCCTTCTGATACAGGTCCAATAACAGCTGCACCAGATCCATCTCCAAACAACACAGCTGTGTTTCGATCTGACATATCTGTAATGGTTGAAAGCTTTTCTACTCCAATAACTAACACATTTTTGTATGCACCATTCTCAATAAACTGTTGCGCCGTAACAATACCGTAGATAAATCCTGCACAAGCCGCGCTGATGTCCATAGCAGAAGCATTCACTGCACCTAATCTCTTTTGAACAAGTGTTGATACTGTAGGAAAAGCCATATCTGGTGTAACGGTTGCGACTAAAATTAAATCAATTTCTTCGGCACTTACGTTCGCTTGGTCTAGCGCCTTAATAGCTGATTCATACGCCATATCAGATGTTTTTACATCATCTCCGGCAAATCGACGTTCCTCTATTCCCGTTCTTGTGCGAATCCATTCGTCTGATGTATCTAAAACTTTCTCAAAATCTGCGTTTGTAAACACTTTTTCAGGAATATAGCTACCCATTCCCAAAATTCCCGCATTCGTCATGTCTCTTTCTCCTCTCACAGCGAGCGCTCGCTCGATGTTTCGACAAATTCTTAGTACCTGATACTAATTTTACTGTAAACTTTGCCTCCTGTCTAGACTGAACCTACGCTCAGATCCTATGCAAAGGGGCGAATACCCCTACACATCAGGCTCTTTTGAACATACAGTAAAGAGAGGAGTTGATTTTTTGTGAGTGAACAAGATAACAAACGCGAGAAT comes from the Alkalihalobacillus sp. FSL W8-0930 genome and includes:
- a CDS encoding DUF3900 domain-containing protein — its product is MDFEIQFLSFYLITVDGRDEQADKRFKHFKTLDKHEFEHSEMKDFLDGELKKIVKRKAEHHPKSDQVPTKIGHFVTEPGHPLESNPNYALLHKTRFAETKEDFKNVSEQLVRIYLNTSAVRGGVFLVATAVPRKFFDDSFVFIMKCDFEPKVASIADEASLIQKVEYAITTKNMKSIQYPYMPEEGMLEHTEVKIHQASHARYFEDFLKYVEYGESLPVIMKTQVMNMVQEHVYETYEEQSEERQKFEHDLEIWEGSETRELQERLDTHQVMEAAAQIVDHTPEAEIKMKVGETSIKGLLADFGESIHLGKINGRYVLLLDAETIQFEKGVSPIEFHKPDDLHHIIEKLAQKPSN
- the asnB gene encoding asparagine synthase (glutamine-hydrolyzing); this encodes MCGFIGEMITGGASFIHEDKWLEALEAIHHRGPDSTGTYKNNDISFGFKRLSIIDLEHGTQPLSYQNKYHIIFNGEIYNYKELRADLIEAGYEFQTHTDTEVIVALYAQKGQDCVKELRGMFGFMIWDDEREELFCARDAFGIKPFYYIETSERLIAASELKSIRMIDPQLEISTEGIQHYLTYQYVPEPMSLAPSVQKLEPGHMLTKKKDQPAKIKAYYTKSFHQGNESLSSYAKQTIDVLKDSVAKHMRSDVPVGAFLSSGIDSTTIVALAKEHNPNLKTFTVGFDHEGFSEVNIAKDSAEKLGVENIHKHITPEEFIRELPKIIWHMDDPVADPAAVPLYFVAKEASKHVKVVLSGEGADELFGGYNIYREPQALRYFNRWPSQMKRTINKMALGLPEGMRGRSYLLRGTTPIEERYIGNAKIFTELEKEQILRTYHNDYSFTELTKGLYQKAVSYTDSTKMQYIDLHTWLPGDILVKADRMTMAHSLELRVPFLDKEVFEVASRIPESAKIANGTTKYVLREAIKGVVPDSILNRKKLGFPVPIRHWLKNELYDWAKDILTINQAAGTIFNQKEALALLEEHAAGKRDNSRKLWTILCFLIWHSLYIQNSGSIKQAVDEMSQLQLKTS
- the fabF gene encoding beta-ketoacyl-ACP synthase II; the encoded protein is MENKRVVVTGMGAVTPLGLDVESTWNGIKEGVSGVGPLTRVDADAFPMKVAAEITDFDPASFMDKKEARKMDRFTQYAVAASLMALKDADLEINETNAPRIGVWIGSGIGGMETYEQQFHNFIEKGQRRVSPFFVPMLIPDMASGQVSIITGAKGVNSCSVTACASGTNSIGDAFKVIQRGDADAMITGGAEAPITNMSIAGFCSAKAVTHNEDPATASRPFDANRDGFVMGEGSGILVLESLESAQARGAHIYAEIVGYGASGDAHHITAPAPGGEGGARAIQMALDDAGLKPEEIQYVNAHGTSTPMNEKFETMAIKSVFKEHAYNMAVSSTKSMTGHLLGAAGAVEAIFSIKAIMEQVLPPTINYETPDPDCDLDYVPNKARNAEVNAVLSNSLGFGGHNATLIFKKYV
- a CDS encoding beta-ketoacyl-ACP synthase III, translated to MTNAGILGMGSYIPEKVFTNADFEKVLDTSDEWIRTRTGIEERRFAGDDVKTSDMAYESAIKALDQANVSAEEIDLILVATVTPDMAFPTVSTLVQKRLGAVNASAMDISAACAGFIYGIVTAQQFIENGAYKNVLVIGVEKLSTITDMSDRNTAVLFGDGSGAAVIGPVSEGKGILSYDLGSDGGGAMHINKQGEFMEMNGREVFKFAVRQMGESSLKVIDKAGLTKEDVDYLIPHQANIRIMESAREKLDLPVDKMSVTVKKYGNTSSASIPMALVDELGAGKIKDGDVVVLVGFGAGLVWGAVALRWGR